From a single Pelmatolapia mariae isolate MD_Pm_ZW linkage group LG20, Pm_UMD_F_2, whole genome shotgun sequence genomic region:
- the LOC134619180 gene encoding focadhesin-like — protein MQADQSDGHFTCPYSIRSSPHPYVTALENRAECWPALLFEIDDFIQKAVDRDKAAYITMLAPFLRYLYCQPHRQPEHVLLRQSLLRVMLPIQGGSRSAPQNKEQETLSPVSDRLLLCLCQLVPHMQVDSVEAVLELCAFVGALLQDLTGTSGDQWKPEKAALALQLLCACRRCLEFNGDFRPIIGLIQQLVPACQVITVNNQTAAKIKKPRCCAS, from the exons ATGCAGGCTGACCAGAGCGATGGACACTTCACCTGTCCATATTCTATCAG GAGCAGCCCTCACCCGTACGTCACAGCCCTGGAGAACAGAGCGGAGTGCTGGCCGGCTCTGCTGTTCGAGATCGATGACTTTATCCAGAAAGCTGTTGACAG AGATAAAGCGGCTTATATCACCATGCTGGCCCCCTTCCTTCGGTACCTATACTGCCAACCTCACAGGCAACCCGAGCACGTGCTCCTTCGACAGAGTCTTCTTAGGGTGATGCTGCCCATTCAGGGAGGATCCAGGTCCGCCCCCCAGAACAAGGAGCAGGAAACGCTGTCCCCAGTGTCTGACAGGCTGCTGCTCTGTCTTTGTCAGCTGGTTCCACACATGCAG GTGGACAGCGTGGAGGCAGTCCTGGAGCTGTGTGCATTTGTGGGCGCTCTGCTCCAAGATCTAACTGGGACCTCTGGAGACCAGTGGAAACCAGAGAAAGCGGCGCTggctctgcagctgctgtgtgcGTGTCGGCGATGCCTCGAGTTCAACGGAGACTTCAGACCAATAATCGGCTTAATACAGCAGCTGGTTCCAGCCTGTCAGGTGATCACTGTAAACAATCAGACAGCAGCAAAAATCAAGAAGCCGCGCTGCTGTGCTAGTTAA
- the LOC134619412 gene encoding focadhesin-like, with protein sequence MMGVALLLLEAPSDQLTSLLRLALSLVPEQAEASPWLSPVLILPVLQLLSCLGLTEPLSDQNTHSTNHRLAHSLLRSIRRPADKPQQPAPSLPLSLSSWYSELSVSLSVLRKVANNPAAATDWLLAVSSALSSSQRLSSSLVLIVTYLIITGQENICQLALKASQAVAAADPCQVPPLLLLLLFKLTKEKNPVLAHAVLTSLPNLGTHKVRSTTKKNLY encoded by the exons ATGATGGGCGTGGCCTTGCTCTTGTTGGAAGCTCCTTCAGATCAGCTGACCAGCCTTCTCAGACTTG CACTGAGTTTGGTCCCTGAACAAGCGGAGGCGTCGCCCTGGTTGAGTCCGGTCCTGATTCTCCCCGTGTTGCAGCTCCTGTCCTGCTTGGGTCTCACTGAGCCGCTGTCTGACCAGAACACACACAGCACCAACCACAGGCTGGCTCACAGCCTGCTGCGCAGCATTAGGAGGCCCGCAGATAAACCCCAGCAG CCTGCCCCATCACTGCCTCTGTCTCTGAGTTCCTGGTATAGTGAGCTCAGCGTGTCTTTGTCGGTACTGCGCAAAGTGGCCAACAATCCAGCAGCAGCGACCGATTGGCTGTTGGCGGTCAGCTCCGCCCTGTCGTCCAGCCAGCGCCTGTCCTCCTCTCTTGTCCTGATTGTGACTTATCTCATCATCACGGGTCAGGAAAACATCTGCCAGCTGGCTTTGAAAGCAAGCCAGGCTGTCGCCGCTGCCGACCCCTGCCAG GTCCCGCCCctcctgctgcttcttttgttCAAACTGACCAAAGAAAAGAATCCCGTCCTGGCTCACGCTGTTCTCACAAGCCTGCCAAACCTGGGCACTCATAAGGTACGCAGCACGACTAAGAAGAACCTGTACTGA